From Afipia carboxidovorans OM5, one genomic window encodes:
- a CDS encoding Hsp20/alpha crystallin family protein: protein MTVKSVIPVAQDRVVARKESNPFSLLQHEIDRLFDGFTRNFAPFSQNPVVPNMDVAETEKEIEITAELPGLEEKDVQINVADNLLTIRGEKKNEREEKEKDYHLVERSYGSFLRTVELPPGVNLDTIKATIAKGILKVTVPKPAPSQMKKIEVKTAA from the coding sequence ATGACAGTGAAATCAGTCATTCCCGTAGCTCAAGATCGTGTCGTTGCCCGCAAGGAGTCGAACCCGTTCTCCCTGCTGCAACATGAGATCGACCGTCTGTTCGACGGCTTTACGCGCAACTTCGCGCCATTCTCGCAAAACCCTGTTGTCCCCAACATGGATGTCGCCGAAACCGAGAAGGAAATCGAAATCACGGCTGAACTCCCCGGTCTCGAGGAGAAGGATGTTCAGATCAACGTGGCCGACAATCTTCTCACCATTCGCGGCGAGAAGAAGAATGAGCGCGAGGAAAAAGAGAAAGACTATCACCTCGTGGAGCGTAGCTACGGCTCGTTCCTTCGCACGGTCGAACTGCCGCCAGGCGTGAACCTTGACACCATCAAGGCCACGATCGCCAAAGGCATTCTGAAGGTGACGGTGCCAAAACCTGCGCCCTCGCAAATGAAAAAGATCGAGGTCAAGACGGCGGCGTAA
- a CDS encoding zinc-dependent alcohol dehydrogenase family protein, whose amino-acid sequence MRAMVLSGPGAELKMADLPDPVPQPGQVRVRVGACGVCRTDLHVMDGELPHIKYPIIPGHEIVGRVDAIGPGVSNHCLGERVGVPWLGHTCGECFYCRSEMENLCDDPLFTGYTRDGGFATHTVVDADFAFPLEEEGPDEAVAPLLCAGLIGWRSLVMAGDAKRLGIYGFGAAGHIVAQVAKWQGRSIYAFTRGDDAAAQAFARELGAVWAGSSDALPPEPLDAAILYAPVGSLVPAALRAVRKGGRVVCAGIHMSDIPSFPYSLLWEERQIVSVANLTRRDGIEFLRIVPQAKVQTHTTVFQLGRANEALAMLRQGSLVGAAVLKP is encoded by the coding sequence ATGCGCGCGATGGTTCTGAGCGGACCGGGAGCGGAACTCAAGATGGCCGATCTGCCGGATCCTGTTCCACAGCCCGGCCAGGTGCGCGTGCGGGTCGGTGCCTGTGGCGTCTGCCGAACCGATCTTCACGTCATGGACGGCGAGTTGCCGCATATCAAATATCCGATCATTCCCGGACATGAGATTGTCGGGCGCGTGGACGCGATCGGACCTGGCGTCTCCAACCATTGTCTTGGCGAGCGGGTCGGTGTTCCCTGGCTTGGTCACACCTGCGGGGAGTGTTTTTACTGCAGGAGCGAGATGGAAAATCTTTGCGATGATCCTCTGTTCACCGGCTATACGCGGGATGGCGGATTTGCGACGCACACGGTTGTCGACGCAGATTTCGCGTTTCCGTTGGAAGAGGAGGGACCTGACGAGGCGGTTGCCCCGTTGCTTTGCGCCGGCCTGATCGGCTGGCGCTCGCTGGTCATGGCCGGTGATGCAAAGCGTCTTGGAATATATGGTTTTGGGGCAGCCGGCCATATCGTGGCGCAAGTGGCGAAGTGGCAAGGCCGGTCGATTTATGCCTTTACCCGCGGCGATGATGCTGCAGCGCAAGCCTTTGCGAGAGAGTTGGGCGCGGTATGGGCCGGTTCCTCCGACGCGTTGCCGCCGGAGCCTCTCGATGCCGCGATCCTGTATGCGCCTGTCGGCTCTCTTGTTCCTGCGGCGCTGCGCGCGGTGCGGAAAGGCGGCCGTGTCGTGTGCGCCGGCATTCACATGAGCGATATCCCATCCTTTCCGTACAGCTTGTTATGGGAAGAACGACAGATCGTCTCGGTCGCAAACCTGACCCGTCGCGACGGGATCGAGTTTCTCAGAATCGTGCCCCAAGCCAAGGTCCAGACGCATACCACGGTCTTCCAACTTGGGCGCGCCAACGAGGCGCTTGCCATGTTGCGACAAGGAAGTCTGGTCGGGGCGGCCGTCCTCAAGCCTTGA